Proteins encoded by one window of Gouania willdenowi chromosome 4, fGouWil2.1, whole genome shotgun sequence:
- the LOC114461972 gene encoding gamma-interferon-inducible lysosomal thiol reductase-like — translation MSCPSFYGGAASALLFLSLSSVIMKLSGLLAVLFLLCDNLTGLGSSHPKPACRYPPSQWCRSLEIAVECKVQKQCMEVRALQPNLRVPPVSITLYYESLSPACRAFITQQLFPTWTMLQHIMAVTLIPYGNAEDVSSPASPECRGNVIEACIIHLTGHSLAFPIIHCMESSIDVLSAAESCIQMFSPSLSWSTVDSCVRGSLGKQLMHDNAVMTRALNPAHRHIPWVTFNGEYTKENEDQAWSSLVQLVCQLYRGVKPAVCTGALEK, via the exons ATGAGCTGTCCGTCATTCTATGGAGGAGCAGCTTCagccctcctcttcctctctctgtCCTCAGTGATCATGAAGCTGTCAGGGCTGCTGGCTGTGCTTTTCCTCCTCTGTGATAACCTCACAGGTTTAGGTTCTTCTCATCCCAAACCGGCCTGTCGCTATCCTCCATCTCAGTGGTGCCGCTCGCTGGAAATAGCCGTAGAATGCAAG GTTCAGAAACAGTGCATGGAGGTTAGAGCTTTGCAGCCAAACCTGAGGGTTCCTCCAGTGTCCATCACGTTGTACTATGAGAGCCTTAGTCCGGCCTGCAGAGCATTCATCACGCAGCAGCTGTTTCCCACCTGGACCATGCTGCAGCACATCATGGCAGTCACATTAATACCTTATGGAAATGCTGAG GACGTTTCATCTCCAGCGTCTCCTGAGTGCAGAGGGAACGTCATCGAG GCCTGCATCATTCACCTAACAGGACACTCACTGGCATTTCCCATCATCCACTGCATGGAGTCGTCTATAGATGTCCTCAGTGCTGCAGAGTCT TGTATCCAGATGtttagcccctccctctcctgGTCCACTGTGGACTCCTGTGTAAGAGGAAGCCTTGGAAAACAGCTGATGCATGACAACGCTGTCATGACCCGAGCTCTGAACCCAGCACACAGACACATTCCCTGGGTCACTTTCAATGGG GAATACACTAAGGAGAACGAGGACCAAGCATGGTCGTCCCTCGTCCAGTTGGTTTGTCAGCTCTACAGG GGCGTGAAACCAGCTGTCTGTACTGGAGCTCTGGAGAAATGA